In the Paenibacillus sp. FSL R7-0337 genome, GAACGTCCTCACCCCAAAGACTTTTGTATGTACATAGTGGACATTATACGGGATTGAAGGCTTTTATTGCAATAACTTTCTGCAAACAAGCAAGTGGAAACGGCTTCGCCGTCCTTTTAAAAGGACGGTACCGGTTCAGCGAGAAATAGAAAGATCATTTATAGCGTGAAACATATAAATGCTTATATTTCGGAAAAGGCTGTCCCCCCTACAATCTAGGAGGAACAGCCTTCACTTGCAGAAATCAAAAAAATGTTATATTTGCCGCGCTCGTTCAGCCGTAAGCAATGGTCGTCCCGCAGTAATCACAGCTAGTGGACTGGCCGGGAGCTACTGTATTCTGTGCCCCGCAGCCGGGACAGCGTACCGATTTCGGAAGCTGCTGCGCTCTAGGCTGCTGATAGGACGGCTGCCCTGCAGGCGGCGTTAAAGGCGATGCGGCTGCCTGTCCCGCCTGGGCCTGGGGCGCTGCATCCGCTCCCTCATGGAAGAGAAGCCCGGAGTCCAGGACCCCGTACTTCTGTAGATAGAGAAGGTCTCTGTTCACATCCCCTTCACTTTGCCCGGTGCGGTCCGCCAGATTCCCGGTATAGCGGACTCTCTCCACCCTGATCAGATGTACATACTGATTAGCGAGCTGCGAGAAGCGGAATCTGGCTTTGGCTGCGCTTCTAGCGAATGCAGAGGCGGGAAGGAGCAGCACCAAACCTACGAAGATCAAACCTGATATCAATGTGGTGGTGTCCATCGCGTCATCACTGAAGATGGAAATTACGACAATTCCCATCATTTGCAGGAACCCTCCTACAAATGCATGGAATAAAAGACTATAATTAACAGCCTTACGGTAATTTTTGTAATGGGTCGTGATTATGCGTATCAGCGCAAGCACAAGTCCGAGCGGCATAAACAAATACCCGGCGCCGATAGTTACAACATCAAAAGTGGTCCGCTCATACTTAGGCAGACTATCAGAGGGCTGCCCTTCCCGGCCCGGCAGTAGTCCGCCCGGCTGATTCCCTATCCCCATTGCTGTCTACTCCTCCTATTTAAGCCCCGCCAGCTCCAGGTTACGCCGCTGGAGCGTGCCGGCAATACTCTCGGTTAATTCCTCTGTCTCCGTGTCCCAGCTGGCTGGCAGCTCCTTCAGGACAAGCAGCAAAGCTACATGGTCATGCAGCAGAGAGATCTGCTGCCTAATGATGTCTTCCGTTGCATACAATCCCGGTCTTGATGCCGGGTCACTATAGCGGAATTTCTCCTCCAGAGCCTCAATCAGCTCCACCAGCCTGCCTGCCTCAGGATGCTTCCAGCTGCCGGCAATCCCTCTGATCTCATGCAGCTCCTGCATGTGACTACGCAGGCTGCGCGAAGCGTCCGCAGCATTACGCTCCCCGAAGGCCGCATTCCAGCCATACCCGGCTGTAGCTGCAAGTACGAGGGCAGCTATAATGAGGATAAGCAACTGCTCTCCCGCATACCAGAGCGGACTCAGCTCCAGAATCCAGTCCAGCAGAATAGCCGAAGCAAGTACCGCAGCCAGATAGAAGGCTATAATTACAGCTGCGCTGATGAATACCGGTGAAGTCTGGCCCGCTTCAGGAGCACGGCGCAGCCATAGCATGCAATATACGTAAACCACAGTCTCTGCCATACATATAGCGAGCAGTGTCACTACGAAGCGCAGCAACGATTCCATGAATCCAAATGTGAAGAAGGTACCCGCAGTAACTGCCAGAATAGCAACATAAATTCCAGTGATAAGACCTGTATATGACCTCTGCATTCCGTTCACCCGTTAGCCGCTCTGGTACCGCACTCTGGACAGAATTTCTGTCCAGACTTCAGCTCATGCCCACAGCCTGCGCACTTCAGGATCAGGCCTTCTCCGCAATGCGGACAGAATTTGGCACCAGGGATGACTGCCTTGCCGCAGCTATGGCATACCTTATTCTCCGCCTCCGGCGGGGGCTGCAGACTGCGGCCGCAGCCGGTACAGAAGCGTGCATCTGCCGGATTAAGGGTTCCGCAGCCCGAGCAGGATTTAGAAGCAGCAGGTGCCGGCTGGCTGCCCGTACTGCCGTCCAGGGACATGCTCCTGGTCATCCGGGTGGCTATCTCAGCCGCAGGTCCGGCCAGCCCGAAGCCCATGCCGAGCCCCAGTCCCGCATTCATCATGCCCACGCCTGCATTGCCCGGATTGCCTGCCGCCTCCTCCATAGCATCGAAGCTCCGTTCCTGCTGGTAGGTGAAGCCGATAATGTCCATCTCCGCTTTTTTGGCCAAGGCTTCCTTGAGACGCCGGGTTGCAGGATCATCATCGGGAATATTGATTGAGTCAATATAAAAATTATTAAGCTCAATACCGTTATCCAGGAACGAGGAGGACAAACGCCCCTGAATATGCTTGGAGATTTCAACCACGTAGGCGTTGATCTCCAGGATGCTGATTTTTTTGTGCACCAGATAAGAAGAAATAAGTTCATTAATATTGGACATCAACAGGCCGCGGAAATAATTAATCATTGTATCCTGATCAAAGACTGGCAGCGTCCCTACCAGCTTCAGCAGGAATTTGCGGGGATCTTCGATCCGCACGCCAAACTGCCCGAAGGCACGGACCGCTACCATGATCTTGTACTTGGGGTCCTGCAGCTGAAGCGGTGCACTGGTTCCCCACTTAACATTCATGGAGTTCAGCTTGTTCACAAACCATATCTCTGCGGTGAACGGAGACCTGCCGCCGAACGGCAGGTTCACCACATTCGACAGAATCGGAATATTCGCTGTGCTTAAAGTATGGCGTCCGGCTGTGAAGGAATCCAGCGCCTCTCCACCCTTGAACAGAATAGCTTCCTGGGATTCATTCACAATCAGCTGTGTCCAGGTCCCCAGCTCCTGATTCGGATACTTCCAGGCGAAGACACCCGGAGGTCCGTCATATTTGACTACTTCAATAATTGCCATCTGTCCATTCCCTCTTTCCTGACAGGTATGTATGATATACGCAGATTACATCCTTTGGATTCAACTTAACATCTCTTATATAATGATTGTAGTAAATTAATCCAGATATATAAAGAAAACTTTATTAGTATAAATGGCTAAACCCTCTGTGAAGCCCACCTGACTCCCATTAAAAAAGGCCGCATCCCCCTCTCGGAAGATACAGCCGGTATACTTGCTTCTCTATTAATAGTAGCTGCTGTTCTCGACAAATTCGAATTCAAAATCAGCAATGCGCACGATTGTGCCTTCGACAGCGCCGCGTCTGCGCAGCTCGGCGTCCACACCCATGTGACGCAAAGTACGGGCCAGCCTAAGAATGGCATCATGTGTGCTTAGCTGCATTCTCTTAATCATCCGCTCAATCCGCGGACTGTTGACTACAAATGCCTCGTTGTCACGGGTAATCGTGAATGAGTTATCCTCTTCTGCTTCCAGCTTATACACCTTGCGCTCTTTGCCAGCGACTTCTTCAACCACCGGAGCCACAGGAATACTGTCAAGAATATCTGTAGCACGGTAGAGCAGCTCCTGAACGCCCTGACGTGTCAGGGAAGAGATCGGCATAATCTCAAGGTCCGGACGAAGCTCCGCGACACGCTCACGGAAGGAAGCCAGGTTCTCCTCGGATTCAGGCATATCCATCTTGTTCGCCGCCACGATCTGTGGACGGTCAATCAGCGCCGCATTGTACTGCTTCAGCTCATCGTTGATCAGTACCCAGTCTTCAAAAGGATCACGGCCTTCCGAGCCGGACATATCCACGACATGGATGATGATACGCGTGCGTTCAACGTGGCGCAGGAATT is a window encoding:
- a CDS encoding SPFH domain-containing protein; amino-acid sequence: MAIIEVVKYDGPPGVFAWKYPNQELGTWTQLIVNESQEAILFKGGEALDSFTAGRHTLSTANIPILSNVVNLPFGGRSPFTAEIWFVNKLNSMNVKWGTSAPLQLQDPKYKIMVAVRAFGQFGVRIEDPRKFLLKLVGTLPVFDQDTMINYFRGLLMSNINELISSYLVHKKISILEINAYVVEISKHIQGRLSSSFLDNGIELNNFYIDSINIPDDDPATRRLKEALAKKAEMDIIGFTYQQERSFDAMEEAAGNPGNAGVGMMNAGLGLGMGFGLAGPAAEIATRMTRSMSLDGSTGSQPAPAASKSCSGCGTLNPADARFCTGCGRSLQPPPEAENKVCHSCGKAVIPGAKFCPHCGEGLILKCAGCGHELKSGQKFCPECGTRAANG